From Rutidosis leptorrhynchoides isolate AG116_Rl617_1_P2 chromosome 3, CSIRO_AGI_Rlap_v1, whole genome shotgun sequence, a single genomic window includes:
- the LOC139901801 gene encoding uncharacterized protein yields the protein MAYFMRYKISCSIKVAQDEVLWVDINNEVRKFSVQNVWDSIRPRAIAVSWFRVVWFSQCMPRHAFLVWLLMGERLKTQDKLSRWELYNGVKLSCPLFNGGPDSRSHLFFECSYASQVWSRASGLTIMPMTNSWRIVCSWLSHSATRNSVNIVVAKLMFGAVVYFIWQERNNRIFKKSHETEVKLFDDIFGTVRLKLLSLKFKESSYVERMKRTWHL from the coding sequence ATGGCCTACTTCATGAGATATAAAATATCCTGCTCTATCAAAGTTGCACAGGATGAGGTTCTTTGGGTGGATATTAATAATGAGGTTCGCAAGTTCTCAGTTCAGAACGTTTGGGATTCTATAAGACCGAGAGCGATCGCTGTTTCATGGTTTCGAGTGGTTTGGTTCTCTCAATGTATGCCTCGGCATGCGTTTCTTGTGTGGCTCCTAATGGGGGAGCGATTGAAAACACAAGATAAACTGAGTAGGTGGGAATTATATAATGGGGTCAAATTGTCATGTCCTTTATTTAACGGCGGTCCTGATTCGCGTAGTCACTTATTCTTCGAGTGTTCTTATGCTAGTCAGGTTTGGTCTAGAGCATCAGGTTTGACGATCATGCCTATGACAAACTCTTGGCGAATTGTGTGTTCTTGGTTATCTCATTCAGCTACCCGTAATTCGGTAAATATTGTGGTCGCGAAGCTAATGTTTGGAGCGGTGGTTTACTTCATATGGCAGGAAAGGAACAATAGAATTTTCAAAAAATCGCATGAGACGGAAGTGAAGCTTTTTGATGATATATTTGGAACGGTCCGCTTAAAACTCCTATCGTTAAAATTCAAAGAGTCATCCTATGTGGAGCGAATGAAGCGCACTTGGCACCTTTAG